The following proteins come from a genomic window of Salvia hispanica cultivar TCC Black 2014 chromosome 4, UniMelb_Shisp_WGS_1.0, whole genome shotgun sequence:
- the LOC125223124 gene encoding ABC transporter C family member 3-like, with product MTQVAWQVFIIFIPVIAICILLQRYYIAAARELCRLCGVSKAPVIQHFSETLSGAITIRSFDQESRFREISLRLIDGYSRPNFHTAGAMEWLCLRLDVLSLMTFTCALIFLITLPEGTIDPSIAGLAVTYGLNLNMYQAWVVWNLCFMENRIISVERILQYTSLPSEPPLVIESNRPQSCWPTQGEVNIQDLQVRYAPHLPFVLRGLTCTFFGGKRTGIVGRTGSGKSTLIQTLFRIVEPTVGQILIDGIDISAIGLHDLRSKLSIIPQDPTMFEGTVRTNLDPLEEYTDEQIWEALVKCQLGDEVRKKPEKLDFAVSENGENWSVGQRQLVCLGRVLLKKSKVLVLDEATASVDTATDNLIQQTLRNHFCDSTVITIAHRITSVLDSDMVVLLDNGLLKEYKTPEKLLEDKSSLFAKLVAEYSIRSSSSVEHLSNLTQ from the exons ATGACTCAAGTAGCTTGGCAGGtcttcatcattttcattcCAGTAATTGCAATTTGCATATTGTTGCAG CGTTATTACATAGCTGCTGCACGGGAACTTTGCCGACTTTGTGGAGTGAGCAAAGCTCCAGTCATACAACACTTCTCAGAAACACTATCTGGAGCAATCACCATTAGAAGTTTCGATCAAGAATCTCGATTCCGAGAAATTAGCTTGAGGCTGATAGATGGATATTCACGGCCAAACTTTCATACAGCTGGTGCGATGGAATGGCTATGCCTTCGTCTGGATGTGTTGTCTCTCATGACGTTTACCTGTGCACTGATTTTCCTGATTACACTTCCAGAAGGAACTATTGATCCAA GTATTGCTGGTTTGGCAGTGACTTATGgccttaatttaaatatgtatcaagCCTGGGTTGTTTGGAACCTTTGCTTTATGGAGAATAGAATCATATCTGTTGAAAGAATACTTCAGTATACTTCACTTCCAAGTGAGCCTCCTCTTGTCATTGAGTCGAACAGGCCGCAGAGTTGCTGGCCTACCCAAGGAGAAGTTAATATCCAAGACCTTCAG GTTCGTTACGCTCCTCACTTGCCCTTCGTGCTTCGAGGCCTAACATGTACTTTCTTTGGAGGGAAGAGGACTGGTATAGTAGGAAGAACAGGAAGTGGCAAATCAACCCTTATTCAGACTCTTTTCCGAATAGTTGAACCAACAGTCGGACAGATATTGATCGATGGGATTGATATCTCAGCTATTGGACTTCATGATCTACGATCCAAGTTGAGCATAATCCCACAAGATCCAACAATGTTTGAGGGAACTGTTCGAACTAACCTCGACCCCCTTGAAGAGTATACTGATGAGCAGATATGGGAG GCTCTTGTTAAATGCCAGCTTGGTGATGAGGTCAGGAAAAAGCCAGAGAAGCTTGATTTTGCAG TGTCTGAGAATGGAGAGAACTGGAGCGTGGGACAAAGGCAGCTGGTTTGCCTCGGGCGCGTGCTCCTGAAGAAAAGCAAGGTCCTTGTTCTTGATGAGGCAACAGCGTCTGTTGACACAGCAACTGATAACCTGATCCAACAGACCCTGAGGAACCATTTCTGTGACTCGACAGTTATAACGATTGCACATAGGATAACATCGGTGCTGGACAGCGACATGGTTGTGCTGTTAGATAACG GATTGCTCAAGGAATACAAGACGCCGGAGAAGCTGTTGGAGGATAAGTCGTCTCTGTTTGCGAAGCTGGTGGCAGAATACAGCATCAGATCAAGCTCTAGTGTTGAACATCTTTCAAATCTAACTCAATAA
- the LOC125223126 gene encoding ABC transporter C family member 3-like, giving the protein TSYGGLLALIALLAQVAFQVLQIGSNYWMAWATPVSKDEAPPVGGSTLILVYVALSVGSSFCVLGRSISVVTMTYKTAKILFNKMHLCIFRAPMSFFDSTPSGRILNRVSTDQSAVDLNMGIIAQFSFSLIQLLGVVAVMTQVAWQVFIIFIPVIAICILLQRYYIAAARELSRLCGVSKAPVIQHFSETLSGAITIRSFDQESRFREISLRLIDGYSRPKFHIAGAMEWLCLRLDVLSLMTFTCALIFLITLPEGTIDPSIAGLAVTYGLNLNMYQAWVVWNLCFMENRIISVERILQYTSLPSEPPLVIESNRPQSCWPTQGEVNIQDLQVRYGPHLPFVLRGLTCTFFGGKRTGIVGRTGSGKSTLIQTLFRIVEPTVGQILIDGINIAVIGLHDLRSKLSIIPQDPTMFEGTVRTNLDPLEEYTDEQIWEALDKCQLGDEVRKKPEKLDFAVSENGENWSVGQRQLVCLGRVLLKKSKVLVLDEATASVDTATDNLIQQTLRNHFCDSTVITIAHRITSVLDSDMVVLLDNGLLKEYETPEKLLEDKSSLFAKLVAEYNIRSSSSVESLSSFA; this is encoded by the exons ACATCGTATGGCGGACTCCTGGCACTCATTGCTTTGCTAGCTCAGGTTGCATTTCAGGTACTTCAAATTGGAAGCAATTATTGGATGGCATGGGCAACTCCTGTCTCCAAGGATGAAGCACCTCCAGTTGGAGGCTCTACCCTTATCCTCGTCTACGTTGCTCTGTCTGTTGGAAGTTCTTTTTGCGTTTTGGGAAGGTCAATATCTGTTGTGACCATGACCTACAAGACTGCAAAGATACTCTTTAACAAGATGCACCTCTGCATATTCCGTGCACCCATGTCTTTCTTTGATTCCACTCCAAGTGGGCGGATTTTGAATAGA GTATCTACGGACCAAAGCGCTGTTGATTTGAACATGGGTATCATTGCGCAATTCTCTTTTTCCTTGATTCAGCTTCTAGGAGTTGTTGCTGTCATGACTCAAGTAGCTTGGCAGGtcttcatcattttcattcCAGTAATTGCAATTTGCATATTGTTGCAG CGTTATTACATAGCTGCTGCACGAGAACTTTCCCGACTTTGTGGAGTGAGCAAAGCTCCAGTCATACAACACTTCTCAGAGACACTATCTGGAGCAATCACCATTAGAAGTTTCGATCAAGAATCTCGATTCCGAGAAATTAGCTTGAGGCTGATAGATGGATATTCACGGCCAAAGTTTCATATAGCTGGTGCAATGGAATGGCTATGCCTTCGTCTGGATGTGTTGTCTCTCATGACGTTTACCTGTGCACTGATTTTCCTGATTACACTTCCAGAAGGAACTATTGATCCAA GTATTGCTGGTTTAGCCGTGACTTATGGCctcaatttaaatatgtatcaagCCTGGGTTGTTTGGAACCTTTGCTTTATGGAGAACAGAATCATATCTGTTGAAAGAATACTTCAGTATACTTCACTTCCAAGTGAACCTCCTCTTGTCATAGAGTCGAACAGGCCGCAGAGTTGCTGGCCTACCCAAGGAGAAGTTAATATCCAAGATCTTCag GTTCGATATGGTCCTCACTTGCCCTTCGTGCTACGAGGCCTAACATGTACTTTCTTTGGAGGGAAGAGGACTGGTATAGTAGGAAGAACAGGAAGTGGCAAATCAACACTTATTCAGACACTCTTCCGAATTGTAGAGCCAACAGTCGGACAGATACTGATCGATGGTATCAATATAGCAGTTATTGGACTTCATGATTTACGATCCAAGTTGAGCATAATCCCACAAGATCCAACAATGTTTGAGGGAACTGTTCGAACTAACCTCGACCCCCTTGAAGAGTATACTGATGAGCAGATATGGGAG GCTTTGGACAAATGCCAGCTTGGTGACGAGGTCAGGAAAAAGCCAGAGAAACTTGATTTTGCAG TGTCTGAGAATGGAGAGAACTGGAGCGTGGGACAAAGGCAGCTGGTTTGCCTCGGGCGCGTGCTCCTGAAGAAAAGCAAGGTCCTTGTGCTCGATGAGGCAACAGCGTCTGTTGACACAGCAACTGATAACCTGATCCAGCAGACCCTGAGGAACCATTTCTGTGACTCGACAGTTATAACGATTGCACATAGGATAACATCGGTGCTGGACAGCGACATGGTTGTGCTGTTAGATAACG GATTGCTTAAGGAATACGAGACGCCGGAGAAGCTGTTGGAGGATAAGTCGTCTCTATTTGCGAAGCTGGTGGCAGAATACAACATCAGATCAAGCTCTAGTGTTGAgtctctttcttcttttgcATGA